The following proteins are encoded in a genomic region of Phalacrocorax carbo chromosome 2, bPhaCar2.1, whole genome shotgun sequence:
- the LOC135311818 gene encoding NFX1-type zinc finger-containing protein 1-like, with amino-acid sequence MPRHVPPSRRGLSPPRTRSRSPKRWRSASPEGDWDARYNGWRAPELGYSREPPDLLGSLERLCDRSPRQLLPFLRDHALELGQLLARQDLSPAQVYALLRALGAVLEHGGLRQPSTPLLALLLTRDFILGDLLRFITELDTFQCWDGQVSQEVVGDTVAALHHLLTACPSHVRTLLCYPVDLLFCTVQRLQSRGFQFSWLIQQRLHDAKRRVDAAFPHRHRPAGAWLDDFREVPVIPAPEELFGEAEGRLRPNLWRGAHESAAAYLDLHFRLLREDFLKPLRDGIAAAFSLDGNDGVALSLYRGVQLHTVAVTPAGPIYLANFPPRAGPVADERLKSGSLTCLLSEDCCHVLFGVVAGVPKGRAAHQDCIWLHIQTYSHQQLLAHLGRTTFTMVESPAFFEAYRHVLEGLQELSPAAVPFSRYLVHCKPNIRRPAHLGADRLFNLMPLLPAGAEKGEEPAVDLSAVSLDDPEIWSPKTFPHLDESQLAAIRLALSREFMLIQGPPGTGKTFIGLKITELLLRNQDGEPWEERPPLLVVCYTNHALDQFMEGILQFQPTQVVRIGANCRSEKVKGCSLQLLRQRAPCGLLGVSSWRQHMQMRSALQEQEKSIAFCTEVLGLLRRGILTTSELEAEIEKDDLLLKGTVHLDMLQWLQVQTPVPPEDRSPRRGQDCAAGTERGAGRHRGDPGAEESWEMRGDEWCLDEEEEFDPAEAERRRAREKFAYIIPEEEEGPPDIQLACQLQDSDAMTDAEVRRLRNLWQLRLSDRWRLYRRWLGTYGAALEEALARQLEEYEQSAAKLAQHQLQEDLQILRQSRVIGMTTTGAAKYRKLLQHVQPQTVIVEEAAEILEAHVLTCLTTSCKHLILIGDHQQLRPKPADYTLEKKYCLGVSLFQRMINNEIPHVQLLCQHRMRPEISQLLVPFFYEVLRDHPAVSSYKRIKGVESSVFFIQHVGAEDLSGHTGSYSNRSEASFLVHLCKYLLEQGYGKGQLTVLTPYRGQVATIWQLLARRDMAEVAVCTVDDFQGKESDIVLLSLVRSNPEGRIGFLGDRHRVCVAFSRARKGFYCVGDLEGIARGTGGWLWAEILDALKSKGLVGDGLVLTCQNHPEVTVTVRDASDFRQSPEGGCTHRCRIALPCGHPCPRYCHPRDREHRRVRCCLPCARPPCERGHPCPKLCWEECGPCLKKVEKVLPRCGHRQRLPCHVPAEHWCCQEPCLRPLACGHPCLRRCGDDCGGDDCGGDDRGGDDCGGDDRGEAAAEVLPCNQPARTHQELPAACQESSRQSPQ; translated from the exons CGACCgcagccccaggcagctcctgcccttcCTGCGGGACCACGCGTTGGAACTGGGCCAGCTGCTGGCTCGCCAGGACCTGAGCCCAGCCCAGGTGTACGCGCTGCTGCGGGCCCTCGGGGCCGTGCTGGAGCACGGGGGGCTGCGGCAGCCCTCCACGCccctcctggccctgctgctgacCCGGGATTTCATCCTGGGGGACCTGCTGAGGTTCATCACCGAGCTGGACACCTTCCAGTGCTGGGACGGACAGGTCTCTCAGGAGGTGGTGGGGGACACAGTGGCCGCTCtccaccacctgctgaccgcCTGCCCCAGCCACGTGCGGACGCTGCTCTGCTACCCCGTCGACCTCCTCTTCTGCACCGTGCAGCGGCTCCAGAGCCGCGGCTTCCAGTTCTCCTGGCTCATCCAGCAGCGCCTGCACGACGCCAAGCGCCGGGTGGACGCGGCTTTCCCCCACCGCCACCGTCCCGCCGGCGCTTGGCTGGATGACTTCCGTGAGGTGCCGGTGATCCCCGCGCCCGAGGAGCTCTTTGGGGAGGCGGAGGGCCGGCTGCGCCCCAACCTGTGGCGCGGGGCGCACGAGAGCGCCGCAGCCTACCTGGACCTGCACTTCCGACTGCTGCGGGAGGATTTCCTCAAGCCGCTGCGGGACGGCATCGCGGCGGCGTTCTCCCTCGACGGCAACGACGGGGTGGCGCTCAGCCTCTACCGGGGGGTGCAGCTCCACACCGTGGCCGTCACACCAGCCGGTCCCATCTACCTGGCCAATTTCCCACCCCGTGCTGGCCCAGTGGCCGACGAGCGCCTGAAAAGTGGCTCCCTCACCTGCCTCCTCTCCGAGGACTGCTGCCACGTGCTCTTCGGGGTGGTGGCTGGGGTGCCAAAGGGGAGGGCAGCCCACCAGGACTGCATCTGGCTGCACATCCAGACCTacagccaccagcagctcctcgCCCACCTGGGGAGAACCACCTTCACCATGGTGGAGTCCCCGGCCTTCTTTGAGGCGTACCGGCATgtgctggaggggctgcaggagctgagccCCGCCGCCGTGCCCTTCAGCCGTTACCTGGTGCACTGCAAGCCCAACATCCGCCGCCCCGCGCACCTCGGCGCCGACAGGCTCTTTAACCTCATGCCGCTGCTGCCGGCCGGCGCAGAGAAG GGAGAAGAGCCGGCGGTGGACCTCTCCGCCGTGAGCCTGGACGACCCGGAGATCTGGTCCCCGAAGACTTTCCCCCACTTGGACGAGTCTCAGCTCGCAGCCATCCGGCTGGCGCTGAGCAGGGAGTTCATGCTCATCCAGGGCCCCCCTGGCACAG GCAAAACCTTCATCGGACTCAAGatcacagagctgctgcttcgGAACCAGGATGGGGAGCCCTGGGAGGAGCGGCCGCCCCTCCTGGTGGTGTGCTACACCAACCACGCCCTCGACCAGTTCATGGAAG GCATCCTCCAGTTCCAGCCCACCCAAGTGGTGCGCATCGGGGCGAACTGCCGAAGCGAGAAGGTGAagggctgctccctgcagctgctccggCAAAGAGCACCCTGCGGGCTGTTGGGGGTCAGCAGCTGGCGGCAGCACATGCAG ATGCGGAGCGCCTTGCAGGAGCAGGAGAAGAGCATCGCCTTCTGCACggaggtgctggggctgctccgCCGCGGCATCCTCACCACCagcgagctggaggcagagatTGAGAAGGACGACCTGCTCTTAAAG GGCACTGTGCATCTGGACAtgctgcagtggctgcaggTGCAGACCCCGGTGCCGCCAGAGGACAGGAGCCCGCGGCGAGGCCAGGACTGTGCGGCAG GCACAGAGCGAGGGGCCGGGCGGCACCGGGGGgaccctggggcagaggagagctgggagATGCGCGGGGACGAGTGGTGCctggatgaggaggaggagttcGACCCGGCCGAGGCTGAGAGAAGAAGAGCCAGGGAGAAGTTCGCCTACATCAtccccgaggaggaggaggg CCCGCCGGACATCCAGCTGGCCTGCCAGCTGCAGGACAGCGATGCCATGACCGACGCGGAGGTCAGGCGCCTGAGGAACCTCTGGCAGCTCCGGCTCAGCGACCGGTGGCGGCTCTACAG GCGGTGGCTGGGCACCTACGGCGCGGCGCTGGAGGAGGCGCTGGCGCGGCAGCTGGAGGAGTACGAGCAGAGCGCGGCCAAGCTGGCCCAGCACCAGCTCCAGGAGGACCTGCAGATCCTCAGGCAGAGCCGCGTCATCGGGATGACGACCACGG GGGCTGCCAAGTACCGCAAGCTGCTCCAGCACGTCCAGCCCCAGACAGTGATTGTGGAAGAGGCTGCGGAGATCCTGGAAGCGCACGTCCTGACCTGCCTCACCACCTCCTGCAAGCACCTCATCCTCATCGGGGACCACCAGCAG CTGAGACCCAAACCCGCCGACTACACCTTGGAGAAGAAATACTGCCTCGGCGTCTCCCTCTTCCAGCGAATGATCAACAACGAGATCCCCCATgtgcagctgctgtgccag CACCGCATGCGCCCAGAGATCTCCCAGCTGCTCGTCCCCTTCTTCTATGAGGTGCTGAGGGACCACCCGGCTGTCAGCAGCTACAAGAGGATCAAG GGCGTCGAGAGCAGCGTCTTCTTCATCCAGCACGTGGGGGCTGAGGACCTCAGCGGCCACACCGGCAGCTACAGCAACCGCTCGGAGGCCTCCTTCCTGGTGCACCTCTGCAAGtacctgctggagcagggctaCGGCAAGGGGCAGCTCACCGTCCTCACCCCCTACCGCGGCCAGGTGGCCACCATCTGGCAGCTGCTGGCCAGGAGGGACATGGCCGAGGTGGCCGTCTGCACCGTGGATGACTTCCAAGGGAAGGAGAGCGACATCGTCTTGCTCTCGCTGGTGCGGAGCAACCCGGAGGGGCGGATCGGCTTCCTCGGGGACCGCCACCGCGTCTGTGTGGCTTTCTCCCGCGCCAGAAAGGGCTTCTACTGCGTCGGCGACCTGGAGGGCATCGCCCGGGGCACCGGCGGCTGGCTCTGGGCCGAGATCCTGGACGCCCTGAAGAGCAAGGGCCTAGTGGGGGACGGGCTGGTGCTGACCTGCCAAAACCACCCCGAGGTGACGGTGACAGTGCGGGACGCCTCCGACTTCAGGCAAAGCCCCGAGGGCGGCTGCACGCACCGGTGCCGGATAGCGCTGCCCTGCGGCCACCCCTGCCCGCGGTACTGCCACCCGCGCGACCGCGAGCACCGGCGGGtgcgctgctgcctgccctgcgcCCGGCCGCCCTGCGAGCGCGGCCACCCCTGCCCCAAGCTCTGCTGGGAGGAGTGCGGCCCCTGCCTCAAGAAGGTGGAGAAGGTCCTGCCCCGCTGCGGCCACCGGCAGCGCTTGCCGTGCCACGTGCCGGCTGAGCACTGGTGCTGCCAGGAGCCATGCCTGCGGCCCCTCGCCTGCGGGCATCCCTGCCTGCGGCGCTGCGGGGACGACTGCGGCGGGGACGACTGCGGCGGGGACGACCGCGGTGGGGACGACTGCGGCGGGGACGACCgcggcgaggcggcggcggaggtCCTGCCGTGCAACCAGCCTGCCCGAACCCATcaggagctgcctgctgcctgccaggagaGCAGCCGGCAGAGCCCGCAGTGA
- the MAF1 gene encoding repressor of RNA polymerase III transcription MAF1 homolog encodes MKLLENSSFEAINSQLTVETGDAHIIGRIESYSCKMAGDDKHMFKQFCQEGQPHVLEALSPPQTTGISPSRLSKSQSGDEEGPLSDKCSRKTLFYLIATLNESFRPDYDFSAAKSHEFSREPSLNWVVNAVNCSLFSAVREDFNALKPHLWDAVDEEICLSECDIYSYNPDLDSDPFGEDGSLWSFNYFFYNKRLKRIVFFTCRSISGYAYTRSEAGNELDMDLGEEDTEENRDAGDTESGSIEEDRLQVICM; translated from the exons ATGAAGCTGTTGGAGAACTCAAGTTTTGAAGCAATAAACTCCCAGCTGACAGTGGAGACGGGAGATGCTCACATCATCGGCAG GATCGAGAGCTACTCGTGCAAGATGGCTGGTGATGACAAGCACATGTTCAAACAGTTCTGCCAGGAGGGTCAGCCGCATGTCCTGGAGGCCCTGTCGCCTCCTCAGACCACGGGAATCAGCCCCAGCAG GCTCAGTAAAAGTCAGAGCGGTGACGAGGAGGGACCCCTGAGCGACAAATGCAGCCGCAAGACCCTCTTCTACCTGATAGCAACACTCAACGAGTCCTTCCGCCCAGACTATGACTTCAGTGCTGCCAAGAGCCACGAGTTCAGCCGGGAGCCGAGCCTCAACTGG GTGGTGAACGCTGTCAACTGCAGCCTCTTCTCTGCCGTTCGGGAAGATTTCAACGCCCTGAAGCCACACCTGTGGGACGCCGTTGACGAGGAGATTTGTCTTTCGGAGTGTGACATCTACAG CTACAACCCCGACCTGGATTCGGACCCCTTTGGAGAGGATGGCAGCCTCTGGTCCTTCAACTACTTCTTTTACAACAAGAGACTGAAGAGGATCGTCTTTTTTACCTGTCGATCCATCAG CGGGTACGCGTACACGCGCTCGGAAGCTGGCAATGAGCTGGACATGGATCTCGGTGAAGAGGACACGGAGGAGAACAGGGATGCCGGCGACACCGAGAGCGGCAGCATTGAGGAGGACAG GTTACAAGTTATTTGCATGTGA